Proteins co-encoded in one Paracrocinitomix mangrovi genomic window:
- the cysD gene encoding sulfate adenylyltransferase subunit CysD, which translates to MDYLDQLEDEAIYIMREVAAQFDKPVLLFSGGKDSITLVHLAIKAFYPAKVPFPLMHVDTGHNFPETIQFRDELVSKYGLNLHIEYVQDAIDANLVQEESGKYASRNALQTVSLLNGIEKHGFNACIGGARRDEEKARAKERIFSVRDDFGQWNAKNQRPELFDLLNGRINQGENVRAFPISNWTELDVWNYIKREEIALPSVYFAHNRKVFLRDGLIWSDSAFINKSDDEEVIEKIVRFRTVGDMTCTAAVESYASDIDAVIGEIIAAEISERGARIDDKRSEAAMEKRKEVGYF; encoded by the coding sequence ATGGATTATTTAGATCAGTTAGAAGACGAGGCAATCTACATTATGAGAGAGGTTGCAGCCCAGTTTGATAAACCTGTTTTACTTTTTTCAGGAGGCAAAGATTCAATTACTTTGGTGCATTTAGCAATTAAGGCTTTTTATCCTGCCAAAGTTCCTTTTCCGTTGATGCATGTTGATACAGGACATAATTTCCCTGAAACTATTCAATTTAGGGATGAATTGGTGAGTAAGTATGGCTTAAATCTTCATATAGAGTATGTTCAAGATGCTATTGACGCAAATTTAGTGCAGGAAGAATCAGGTAAATATGCCAGTAGAAATGCGCTTCAAACAGTTTCCCTTTTAAATGGAATTGAAAAACATGGTTTCAATGCATGTATAGGAGGTGCCCGAAGAGATGAAGAAAAAGCTAGGGCTAAAGAAAGAATATTTTCTGTAAGAGATGATTTTGGACAATGGAATGCAAAAAATCAACGACCTGAATTGTTTGATTTGCTAAATGGTAGAATTAATCAAGGAGAGAATGTACGTGCATTTCCAATTTCTAATTGGACAGAACTTGATGTGTGGAACTATATCAAAAGAGAGGAAATAGCATTGCCATCTGTCTATTTTGCACATAACAGAAAGGTCTTTTTAAGAGATGGATTAATATGGTCTGACTCTGCATTCATCAACAAATCTGATGATGAAGAAGTAATTGAAAAAATTGTCCGTTTTAGAACAGTTGGGGATATGACATGTACAGCAGCAGTTGAATCATATGCTTCAGATATTGATGCTGTAATTGGTGAAATAATTGCAGCAGAAATTTCAGAAAGAGGAGCAAGAATTGATGACAAACGCTCAGAAGCGGCAATGGAAAAAAGAAAAG